In Phyllobacterium zundukense, one DNA window encodes the following:
- the pstA gene encoding phosphate ABC transporter permease PstA, with product MTDIALNPAAVSAKQTRRDIGLKRRYAAERRFKLYGIIAIAIGLFFLVALLYSVFSNGYTAFWQTEVNLSINLDPKIIDPDNKRATDPNVLLTANYPVLARNALAEKLGVSSSDKAGMRELGKLFSEGVRGQLRQLVAGNPSLIGTTQNVWVLTGADIDSAFKGQIDLNVEEARRKVSDKQVEWMNKLKGEGVMAQRFNTGLFTYGASSRPETSGLSVALIGSLYMMLIVLFLSLPIGVAASIYLEEYAKKSRLTDIIEVNINNLAAVPSIVFGLLGLAVFINFFHMPRSASLVGGLVLTLMTLPTIIIATRAALRAVPPSIRSAALGIGASKTQMVFHHVLPLAAPGILTGTIIGLAHALGETAPLLLIGMVAFVANNPVTPLDPATALPVQIYMWANEAERAFVERTSGAIIVLLLFLAVMNITAIILRRRFERRW from the coding sequence ATGACCGACATAGCCCTCAATCCAGCTGCCGTCTCAGCCAAGCAGACCCGCCGCGATATCGGCCTGAAGCGCCGCTATGCTGCCGAGCGCCGTTTCAAACTCTATGGCATCATCGCGATTGCCATCGGCCTCTTCTTCCTGGTCGCTTTGCTGTATTCGGTGTTTTCCAACGGCTACACTGCTTTCTGGCAGACCGAGGTCAATCTCTCGATTAATCTCGATCCGAAGATCATCGATCCCGATAACAAGCGCGCAACTGATCCGAATGTGCTGCTGACCGCCAACTATCCGGTGCTGGCGCGTAATGCGCTCGCCGAAAAGCTCGGCGTGAGCTCGAGCGACAAGGCTGGTATGCGTGAGCTCGGCAAATTGTTCTCTGAAGGCGTTCGCGGACAATTGCGCCAGCTGGTTGCCGGCAATCCGTCATTGATAGGCACAACCCAGAATGTCTGGGTGTTGACCGGCGCCGATATCGATTCAGCCTTCAAGGGCCAGATCGATCTGAATGTCGAGGAGGCCCGCCGGAAGGTTTCCGACAAGCAGGTCGAATGGATGAACAAACTCAAGGGCGAAGGCGTCATGGCCCAGCGCTTCAATACCGGTCTCTTCACTTATGGCGCGTCCAGCCGCCCGGAGACGTCGGGTCTGAGTGTGGCCCTGATCGGTTCGCTCTACATGATGCTGATCGTATTGTTCCTCTCGCTGCCGATAGGCGTTGCCGCTTCGATCTATCTTGAAGAGTATGCCAAGAAGAGCCGGCTGACCGACATTATCGAGGTCAACATCAACAATCTTGCGGCTGTTCCCTCGATCGTGTTCGGTCTTCTGGGACTTGCCGTCTTCATTAACTTCTTCCACATGCCGCGTTCGGCTTCGCTGGTGGGTGGTCTTGTCCTGACCCTGATGACCTTGCCAACGATCATCATCGCGACGCGAGCCGCGCTACGCGCCGTTCCACCGTCAATCCGCTCGGCCGCCCTTGGCATCGGGGCATCCAAGACACAGATGGTCTTCCATCATGTTCTGCCACTCGCTGCGCCTGGCATCCTGACGGGGACCATCATTGGCCTTGCCCATGCGCTGGGTGAAACGGCGCCGCTGCTTCTGATCGGTATGGTGGCTTTCGTTGCCAACAACCCAGTCACTCCGCTCGATCCCGCCACGGCATTGCCGGTACAGATCTACATGTGGGCGAATGAGGCGGAACGCGCTTTCGTCGAACGGACGTCCGGCGCCATCATCGTGTTGTTGCTTTTCCTCGCGGTCATGAACATCACAGCTATCATTCTGCGTCGCCGCTTCGAGCGTCGCTGGTAA
- a CDS encoding GNAT family N-acetyltransferase encodes MSVEIRPLQTSDETEWRRLWTGYLTFYETTVAEEVYQTTFARLTSGADHEYRGFIAELDGKPVGLTHYLFHRHCWSIENVCYLQDLYADPEVRGKGIGRALIEAVHAEATKAGAHSVYWTTNQNNTTARQLYDRIAKVTPFIKYVKMV; translated from the coding sequence ATGAGCGTTGAAATCCGCCCATTGCAGACATCCGACGAGACCGAATGGCGCCGGCTGTGGACTGGCTACCTGACCTTCTATGAGACCACAGTTGCGGAAGAAGTCTATCAGACCACATTCGCCCGGCTGACTTCCGGCGCCGACCACGAATATCGCGGTTTCATCGCGGAACTTGACGGTAAGCCGGTTGGCCTCACCCATTATCTGTTTCATCGCCATTGCTGGAGCATCGAGAACGTCTGTTATCTCCAGGATCTCTACGCCGATCCGGAAGTCCGCGGCAAAGGTATCGGCCGCGCCCTCATCGAGGCAGTCCACGCCGAAGCAACCAAGGCCGGCGCACATTCGGTTTACTGGACGACCAACCAGAACAACACGACGGCCCGCCAACTCTATGACCGTATCGCCAAGGTCACGCCTTTCATCAAATATGTGAAGATGGTCTAG
- a CDS encoding vWA domain-containing protein: MFIPFFLELKAAKIPVSLGEYLTLLEGMDAGLVTYDVEGFYYLARSALVKDERHMDRFDQVFGHVFKGIEALHGEGAVDVANLPEEWLRRLAEKHLTEEEKKLIEALGGFDKLMETLRQRLEEQQGRHQGGSKWIGTAGTSPFGAYGYNAEGVRIGQDESRHHRAVKVWDKREFKNFDDSVELGTRNIKVALKRLRRWVREGAEDELDLSGTIRSTAEHGYLDVQIRPERRNHVKLLMFFDVGGSMDEHIKIAEELFSAVRSEFKHMEYFYFHNCLYEAVWKDNRRRYTESIPTQDVIHKYGSDYKVIFVGDAAMAPYEVSHSGGSVEHWNEEAGAVWLTRVLDQWKNTVWLNPTKEAYWNYTASTSMIRGIFAQRMYPLTLSGIETATRELSRKH, translated from the coding sequence ATGTTCATCCCCTTCTTCCTGGAACTCAAAGCGGCGAAAATTCCCGTATCCCTGGGGGAATATCTGACGCTGCTCGAGGGGATGGATGCGGGGCTCGTGACCTATGACGTTGAAGGGTTCTACTATCTCGCCCGCTCCGCGCTGGTGAAGGACGAGCGGCACATGGACCGCTTCGACCAGGTTTTCGGCCATGTCTTCAAGGGCATCGAAGCCTTGCATGGCGAAGGTGCCGTCGACGTGGCCAATCTTCCGGAGGAATGGCTGCGGCGACTGGCGGAAAAACACCTGACCGAGGAAGAGAAAAAACTGATCGAAGCACTTGGCGGCTTCGACAAGCTGATGGAAACCCTGCGTCAGCGCCTCGAGGAACAGCAGGGCCGTCATCAGGGTGGGTCGAAATGGATCGGTACGGCAGGCACGTCACCCTTCGGCGCCTATGGCTATAACGCGGAAGGCGTGCGGATCGGCCAGGACGAAAGCCGCCATCACCGGGCAGTCAAGGTCTGGGACAAGCGGGAGTTCAAGAACTTCGATGACAGTGTTGAGCTCGGCACGCGCAACATCAAGGTTGCACTGAAGCGACTGCGGCGCTGGGTGCGCGAGGGCGCCGAGGACGAACTGGATCTCTCGGGAACAATCAGATCCACCGCGGAACACGGCTATCTGGATGTGCAGATCCGGCCGGAGCGGCGCAATCATGTCAAGCTGCTGATGTTCTTTGATGTCGGCGGTTCCATGGACGAGCATATCAAGATCGCCGAAGAGCTGTTCTCAGCCGTGCGCTCCGAGTTCAAGCACATGGAGTATTTCTACTTCCATAATTGCCTTTATGAGGCTGTGTGGAAGGACAACCGCCGCCGCTATACCGAAAGCATCCCGACGCAGGATGTCATCCATAAATATGGATCGGACTACAAGGTGATCTTCGTCGGTGACGCGGCGATGGCGCCCTATGAAGTCTCGCATTCTGGGGGTTCCGTCGAACACTGGAACGAGGAAGCCGGTGCTGTCTGGCTCACACGTGTGCTCGACCAATGGAAGAATACGGTCTGGCTCAATCCCACCAAGGAAGCCTATTGGAACTACACGGCATCGACGTCCATGATCCGCGGAATTTTCGCGCAGCGGATGTATCCGCTTACCCTTTCAGGCATCGAGACCGCGACCCGCGAACTCTCGCGTAAGCACTGA
- the phoU gene encoding phosphate signaling complex protein PhoU, with translation MTEQQAQHTVRSYDDELKFLTHKIAEMGGHAERMVEQAVTAMVNSDNALAQRVISDDLILDAGQREIDEKAITIIGKRQPMAIDLREIIGTIRISSDLERIGDLGKNIAKRVVAVTDTRQTLSVYRGLQTIAELALTQLKDVLDAYATRSVQQVNIVRERDDEIDALYTSLFRELLTYMMEDPRNISACTHLLFCAKNIERIGDHATNIAETVYYIVTGSQLPAERPKEDQTHSIVVDEARQS, from the coding sequence ATGACCGAACAGCAGGCCCAGCATACTGTGCGTTCCTACGACGATGAACTGAAGTTCCTGACGCACAAGATCGCAGAGATGGGCGGTCATGCGGAACGGATGGTCGAACAGGCGGTCACCGCGATGGTCAATTCCGACAACGCGCTGGCACAGCGCGTGATTTCGGACGATCTGATCCTCGATGCCGGTCAACGGGAAATCGATGAAAAGGCCATTACCATCATTGGCAAGCGTCAGCCGATGGCTATCGATCTGCGCGAGATCATCGGCACGATCCGTATTTCCTCGGATCTCGAGCGCATCGGCGATCTCGGCAAAAACATCGCCAAGCGGGTCGTTGCCGTTACCGATACCCGGCAGACGCTGTCGGTTTATCGCGGTCTGCAGACTATCGCCGAACTGGCCCTGACGCAGCTCAAGGATGTGCTGGATGCCTATGCGACACGTTCTGTCCAGCAGGTAAACATTGTGCGTGAACGCGATGACGAGATCGACGCGCTCTATACCTCGCTGTTCCGCGAACTACTGACCTACATGATGGAAGATCCGCGCAACATCTCGGCTTGCACGCACCTTCTGTTCTGCGCCAAGAACATCGAGCGTATTGGCGACCACGCTACCAATATTGCCGAGACCGTCTATTACATCGTCACCGGTTCGCAATTGCCGGCCGAGCGACCGAAGGAAGACCAGACTCACAGCATCGTCGTCGACGAAGCCAGACAATCGTAA
- the phoB gene encoding phosphate regulon transcriptional regulator PhoB gives MAIAPKITVVEDEEALSVLLRYNLEAEGYIVETITRGDEAEIALREKVPDLLILDWMLPGLSGIELCRRLRARRETEILPIIMLTARGEESERVRGLATGADDYMVKPFSTPELLARIKAMLRRVNPSLLSHVLSFGDLKLDREQHRVFRKERELKLGPTEFRLLEFLMQSPGRVFSRGQLLDNVWGADIYVDDRTVDVHVGRLRKAINIGRSIDPIRTVRGAGYSFG, from the coding sequence ATGGCGATAGCCCCCAAAATCACCGTTGTGGAGGACGAGGAAGCTTTGAGCGTCCTTCTCCGGTACAATCTTGAAGCTGAAGGCTATATTGTTGAGACGATCACGCGCGGCGACGAAGCGGAAATTGCGTTGCGCGAGAAGGTGCCGGATCTTCTGATCCTTGACTGGATGCTGCCCGGTCTTTCCGGCATCGAGCTTTGCCGGCGCCTCCGAGCCCGGCGCGAGACGGAAATCCTGCCGATCATCATGCTGACGGCACGCGGTGAGGAAAGCGAGCGGGTGCGGGGTCTGGCGACCGGTGCGGACGACTATATGGTCAAGCCGTTCTCGACGCCGGAGCTTCTCGCCCGCATCAAGGCGATGCTACGCCGCGTCAATCCGAGTCTTCTTTCGCATGTTCTGAGCTTCGGCGACCTGAAGCTCGACCGTGAGCAGCACCGCGTATTCCGCAAGGAACGTGAACTGAAGCTCGGGCCGACGGAATTCCGCCTATTGGAATTCCTGATGCAGTCGCCGGGACGGGTGTTCTCACGCGGCCAGCTGCTCGACAATGTCTGGGGCGCGGATATCTATGTCGATGACCGCACGGTCGACGTGCATGTCGGACGGCTGCGCAAGGCGATCAATATTGGCCGTTCGATCGACCCGATCCGCACCGTACGCGGCGCCGGGTATTCGTTCGGCTGA
- a CDS encoding PstS family phosphate ABC transporter substrate-binding protein — translation MNKLFSTAVLLAIAVAASTVGASARDQIQVSGSSTVLPYAKIVAESFGETFPNFKTPVVESGGSGAGIKEFCKGVGEDTIDIANSSRPMKDTELKSCVDAGVKDVEEIRIGYDGIVFATDIKGPDWKLTPKDVYLALAAQIIVDGKLVANPNTKWNQVNPALPDWDIAAYIPGEKHGTREVFEEKLLSGGCKASGAADVIKTLGLDEKAAAAACVKVRKDGKAIDIDGDYAETLARIDANKTGVGVFGLAFYENNADKLKVATVSDVVPSTETISSGKYPVSRPLFFYVKKAHLGVIPGLKEYVDFFLDDQMIGDDSPLVEYGLVAAPEAERKAQRDAFAAGTTMKK, via the coding sequence ATGAACAAGCTATTTTCCACGGCCGTGTTGCTTGCAATTGCGGTGGCCGCATCGACAGTTGGCGCATCCGCCCGCGACCAGATTCAGGTTTCAGGCTCCTCGACGGTGCTGCCATATGCCAAGATCGTTGCCGAATCCTTCGGTGAAACATTCCCCAATTTCAAGACGCCAGTTGTTGAATCCGGTGGTTCGGGCGCCGGCATCAAGGAATTCTGCAAGGGCGTTGGTGAAGACACCATCGACATTGCAAATTCTTCCCGTCCTATGAAGGACACCGAGTTGAAGTCCTGCGTCGATGCTGGCGTCAAGGATGTTGAAGAGATCCGTATCGGTTATGACGGCATTGTCTTCGCGACCGACATCAAGGGTCCGGATTGGAAGCTTACACCTAAGGATGTCTATCTGGCGCTCGCTGCGCAGATCATCGTTGACGGCAAGCTGGTTGCCAACCCGAACACCAAGTGGAACCAGGTTAACCCAGCCCTCCCGGATTGGGACATCGCTGCCTACATTCCCGGTGAAAAGCATGGCACACGTGAAGTCTTCGAAGAGAAGCTCCTGAGCGGTGGCTGCAAGGCGAGTGGTGCGGCAGATGTGATCAAGACCCTGGGTCTGGATGAAAAGGCCGCCGCTGCCGCCTGTGTCAAGGTACGCAAGGACGGCAAGGCAATCGACATCGATGGCGACTATGCCGAGACATTGGCACGTATCGACGCCAACAAGACCGGCGTTGGTGTATTCGGTCTCGCTTTCTATGAGAACAATGCCGACAAGCTGAAGGTTGCGACTGTTTCGGACGTCGTTCCGAGCACGGAAACGATTTCTTCCGGCAAGTATCCTGTTTCCCGCCCGCTGTTCTTCTACGTAAAGAAGGCGCATCTTGGGGTCATTCCTGGCCTGAAGGAATATGTCGACTTCTTCCTCGACGACCAGATGATTGGTGACGACAGCCCGCTCGTTGAGTACGGTCTGGTTGCTGCACCGGAAGCAGAGCGCAAAGCCCAGCGTGACGCCTTCGCTGCTGGCACGACAATGAAGAAGTAA
- a CDS encoding FadR/GntR family transcriptional regulator, producing the protein MQPAARTNLADTAIQNIRVEITANRWQVGDRIPNEATLADMLGVSRGTVREAVRVLVAQGFLETRQGSGTYVRSVIDADDSLLRIRRTGLRDQVETRCALEVEAARLAAMRHTPEIIAGLRQLLADRGEYDAANHDHYVERDLAFHKAVVSASGNHALAEVYEFFSASIQEVIKATVTGELPEPDMAAHIAIVDAIASGDPDRAALTTRAFMAPIILELDRFLAS; encoded by the coding sequence ATGCAGCCCGCCGCCCGTACCAATCTTGCCGACACTGCAATTCAAAACATCCGTGTGGAAATCACAGCCAATCGCTGGCAAGTAGGCGATCGCATACCGAATGAGGCGACACTTGCCGACATGCTCGGCGTCAGCCGGGGAACAGTTCGCGAAGCCGTTCGCGTTTTGGTTGCCCAAGGTTTTCTCGAGACAAGGCAAGGCTCCGGAACCTATGTGCGGTCGGTGATCGATGCGGATGACAGCCTCCTGCGGATTCGGCGAACCGGACTTCGCGATCAGGTTGAAACCCGGTGCGCGCTCGAAGTCGAGGCAGCACGGCTGGCCGCCATGCGTCACACGCCGGAGATCATCGCCGGGCTTCGTCAACTGCTGGCTGATCGCGGGGAATATGATGCCGCAAACCACGATCACTATGTCGAACGGGATCTTGCCTTCCACAAGGCTGTTGTCTCCGCCTCCGGAAATCATGCCCTCGCGGAAGTCTACGAGTTTTTCTCGGCCTCGATTCAGGAGGTCATCAAGGCGACCGTAACCGGCGAACTTCCCGAACCTGACATGGCTGCCCACATCGCCATTGTGGATGCTATCGCATCCGGCGATCCGGACAGGGCTGCATTGACCACCCGCGCCTTCATGGCCCCCATCATCCTTGAACTTGACCGGTTCCTCGCATCATGA
- a CDS encoding 5-formyltetrahydrofolate cyclo-ligase has protein sequence MPAPHEIATVQHLSPIKELKKNLRLEALGRRDALDVEYRIEASIRIADIGLASFHLDPGAIVSGFWPIRSEVDLRPLLFGLREGGARLCLPVIIDKRTILFRELVRGAPMIETGFGTAGPPEDAAVLEPTFMLVPLAAFDVRGHRIGYGAGYYDRAIARLQEIGVNPRLIGVAFDCQEVEIVPDEPHDMPLEAILTESGLRSFG, from the coding sequence ATGCCGGCGCCTCATGAGATCGCCACTGTGCAACACCTCTCCCCCATCAAAGAATTGAAGAAAAACCTGCGGCTGGAAGCCTTGGGTCGTCGCGATGCGCTTGACGTTGAATACCGGATCGAAGCATCGATACGAATTGCCGATATCGGCTTGGCGTCCTTTCACCTTGATCCGGGAGCGATTGTTTCAGGTTTCTGGCCCATCCGTTCTGAAGTGGATCTGCGCCCGCTGCTTTTCGGTCTGCGCGAGGGCGGTGCTCGGCTCTGCCTGCCAGTGATCATCGACAAACGGACCATCCTGTTTCGCGAGTTGGTACGGGGCGCGCCGATGATCGAGACAGGCTTTGGTACGGCGGGGCCACCAGAAGATGCGGCGGTTCTTGAACCCACTTTCATGTTGGTTCCCTTGGCCGCCTTTGATGTACGCGGTCACCGCATCGGCTATGGTGCGGGCTATTATGACCGGGCCATCGCCCGCTTGCAGGAGATAGGCGTTAATCCGAGGCTGATCGGTGTGGCGTTTGACTGCCAGGAGGTCGAAATCGTGCCGGATGAGCCGCACGACATGCCGCTGGAGGCTATCCTGACGGAAAGCGGCTTGCGCAGCTTTGGCTAG
- the pstC gene encoding phosphate ABC transporter permease subunit PstC translates to MSTSLVFVIVVAIGVVGYFLGRQRAVSQDNGSIKAHSMPHYHGWWVFLASALPAILFIAVWAAATSLYLERSAIAELPVRNADTVIASQSLELGMVSGIARGLSKLSNEERATLPQTFAELRPLLSAKGVALAPDGQDYMIPIAVEWNKNTARANNIGGTIALVLAIAGAIFGFSGVHARARARNNVERVILCGLIAASTIAILTTVGIILSMLFQTLTFFQSVTPSSFFFGTVWDPRFAAAGAGESQGQFGLIPLLAGTLYIAAVAMLFAVPVGLFSAIYMAEYASRRVRSVVKPLLEVLAGIPTIVYGFFALVTVGPFLRDLSAAISGGYAFIQAQSVLTAGIVMGVMLIPFVSSLSDDIITAVPRSLRDGSLGLGSTHSETIRRVVLPAALPGIVGALLLTASRAIGETMIVVLAAGVAANLNINPFDAMTTITVKIVNQLTGDLEFNSPQTLVAFALGLTLFFITLAMNIFALYIVRKYREQYE, encoded by the coding sequence ATGTCCACTTCATTGGTATTTGTGATTGTCGTAGCTATTGGTGTTGTCGGATACTTCCTCGGGCGCCAGCGCGCTGTCAGTCAAGACAACGGAAGCATCAAGGCGCATTCCATGCCCCATTATCATGGATGGTGGGTTTTCCTGGCTTCTGCCTTGCCAGCGATCCTTTTCATTGCCGTCTGGGCGGCCGCGACGAGCCTCTATCTGGAGCGTTCGGCTATCGCCGAACTGCCGGTGCGTAATGCCGACACGGTCATTGCCAGCCAGAGTCTCGAACTCGGCATGGTCAGCGGTATTGCGCGCGGGCTCAGCAAGCTCAGCAATGAAGAGAGAGCCACTCTTCCGCAAACCTTCGCCGAACTGCGCCCGCTTCTCTCGGCCAAAGGTGTTGCTCTCGCGCCCGACGGTCAGGATTACATGATCCCGATTGCTGTCGAATGGAACAAGAACACAGCACGGGCGAACAATATTGGCGGCACTATCGCCCTTGTGCTTGCTATAGCCGGCGCAATCTTTGGTTTTTCAGGCGTTCATGCCCGGGCACGTGCCCGCAACAATGTCGAGCGCGTTATCCTCTGCGGGCTGATTGCTGCCTCTACCATTGCCATTCTCACTACCGTCGGCATCATTCTTTCGATGCTTTTCCAGACGCTCACTTTCTTCCAGTCGGTTACGCCCTCGAGCTTTTTCTTCGGCACAGTTTGGGATCCGCGCTTCGCCGCGGCAGGGGCCGGAGAATCGCAAGGTCAGTTCGGCCTGATCCCGCTGCTTGCCGGTACGCTTTATATTGCTGCTGTCGCCATGCTGTTTGCTGTTCCGGTTGGACTTTTCTCCGCTATTTACATGGCCGAATATGCCAGCCGGAGAGTGCGTTCCGTCGTCAAGCCGTTACTGGAAGTGCTCGCCGGCATTCCGACGATCGTCTACGGTTTCTTCGCATTGGTCACGGTCGGGCCGTTCCTGCGTGATCTCAGCGCGGCCATATCCGGCGGTTATGCTTTCATCCAGGCGCAAAGTGTCCTTACCGCGGGTATCGTCATGGGTGTCATGCTGATCCCCTTTGTCTCGTCGCTTTCGGACGATATCATCACCGCGGTTCCAAGATCGCTGCGCGATGGCTCGCTGGGGCTCGGTTCGACCCACTCGGAAACGATCCGCCGCGTGGTTTTGCCTGCCGCCTTGCCGGGTATCGTCGGTGCGCTGCTGTTGACCGCCTCGCGGGCAATCGGCGAAACAATGATCGTGGTGCTGGCAGCCGGTGTTGCCGCCAATCTCAACATCAATCCATTTGACGCGATGACGACGATCACGGTCAAGATCGTCAACCAGTTGACCGGCGACCTTGAGTTCAACTCACCGCAGACGCTGGTGGCGTTTGCCCTTGGCCTCACCCTCTTCTTCATCACCCTGGCGATGAACATCTTCGCGCTTTATATCGTGCGTAAGTACCGGGAGCAGTACGAATGA
- the pstB gene encoding phosphate ABC transporter ATP-binding protein PstB, whose amino-acid sequence MNAQVNAIKMQGKDVTVHYGDKQALFGVNLDVPEKMVTALIGPSGCGKSTFLRSLNRMNDTIEGCKIGGKITLDDEDIYNPKIDVVELRARVGMVFQKPNPFPKSIFENVAYGPRIHGLAKNRQQLEEIVEKSLRRASLFDEVKDRLHEAGTGLSGGQQQRLCIARAIAVSPEVILMDEPCSALDPIATAKVEELIDELRQNYTIVIVTHSMQQAARVSQRTAMFHLGNLVEVGDTEMMFTNPSEKRTQDYITGRFG is encoded by the coding sequence ATGAACGCTCAGGTGAATGCGATCAAGATGCAGGGCAAGGATGTCACCGTTCATTATGGCGACAAACAGGCCCTGTTCGGCGTCAACCTCGATGTGCCCGAGAAGATGGTAACGGCGCTTATCGGACCATCCGGTTGCGGCAAGTCCACCTTCCTGCGCAGTCTGAATCGTATGAATGACACGATTGAAGGCTGCAAGATCGGCGGCAAGATCACGCTCGATGACGAGGATATCTACAATCCGAAGATCGATGTTGTGGAACTACGCGCCCGTGTCGGCATGGTGTTCCAGAAGCCTAACCCCTTTCCGAAGTCCATCTTCGAAAATGTCGCCTACGGCCCGCGTATTCACGGCCTCGCCAAGAATCGCCAGCAGCTCGAGGAAATCGTTGAGAAGAGCTTGCGCCGCGCCAGCCTGTTCGACGAGGTGAAGGATCGCTTGCACGAGGCGGGAACCGGTCTGTCCGGTGGTCAGCAGCAGCGCCTTTGCATTGCGCGCGCCATCGCCGTCAGCCCGGAAGTCATTTTGATGGATGAACCGTGCTCGGCGCTTGATCCTATTGCTACAGCCAAGGTCGAAGAACTGATTGACGAATTGCGCCAGAACTACACGATCGTCATCGTGACGCATTCGATGCAGCAGGCAGCCCGTGTTTCGCAGCGGACAGCCATGTTCCATCTCGGCAATCTGGTAGAGGTGGGCGATACGGAAATGATGTTCACCAATCCGTCAGAAAAGCGAACACAAGACTATATCACCGGGCGCTTCGGCTGA
- a CDS encoding AAA family ATPase yields the protein MRFEGTAAYVADKDLMIAVNAAIALERPLLVKGEPGTGKTELARQIAAALNLDLIEWNVKSTTKAQQGLYEYDAVSRLRDSQLGDARFNEIRNYIKPGKLWNAFTADQKVVLLIDEIDKADIEFPNDLLQELDRNEFFVYETGETIQAVHRPIVIITSNNEKELPDAFLRRCFFHYIKFPDVDTLTRIVEVHYPGIKKNLVRAALTQFYEIREVAGLKKKPSTSEALDWIRLLVADDVAPEDLRADPKNALPKLHGALLKNEQDVHLFERLAFMARRQG from the coding sequence ATGCGGTTTGAAGGAACAGCGGCCTATGTGGCTGATAAGGATTTGATGATCGCGGTGAATGCCGCGATTGCACTGGAACGCCCGCTGCTCGTCAAGGGTGAACCGGGAACCGGCAAGACGGAACTTGCGCGCCAGATCGCCGCTGCGCTTAACCTCGATCTCATCGAATGGAACGTCAAATCCACAACCAAGGCGCAGCAGGGCCTCTATGAGTACGACGCCGTCAGCCGCTTGAGGGATTCGCAGCTTGGCGATGCGCGCTTCAATGAGATCAGGAACTATATCAAGCCGGGGAAGCTATGGAACGCCTTCACCGCAGACCAGAAAGTCGTGCTCCTGATCGATGAGATCGACAAGGCCGATATCGAGTTCCCCAATGATTTGCTGCAGGAACTCGATCGCAACGAGTTCTTTGTCTATGAGACCGGCGAAACCATTCAGGCCGTGCACAGGCCCATCGTCATCATCACTTCGAACAATGAGAAGGAGCTGCCCGACGCCTTTCTGCGCCGCTGCTTCTTCCACTACATCAAATTCCCCGATGTCGACACGCTGACCAGGATCGTCGAGGTGCATTATCCCGGCATCAAGAAGAACCTCGTTCGCGCCGCCCTCACCCAGTTCTACGAAATTCGCGAGGTTGCTGGCTTGAAGAAGAAGCCCTCAACCTCCGAGGCGCTGGACTGGATCAGGCTGCTCGTTGCCGACGATGTTGCACCCGAGGATCTGCGCGCCGACCCGAAAAATGCTTTGCCCAAACTGCATGGGGCGCTTCTGAAAAACGAGCAGGACGTACACCTGTTCGAACGACTGGCATTCATGGCGAGGAGACAGGGATAA